A single genomic interval of Leishmania panamensis strain MHOM/PA/94/PSC-1 chromosome 25 sequence harbors:
- a CDS encoding protein kinase, putative (TriTrypDB/GeneDB-style sysID: LpmP.25.2070) codes for MEAVVKLNRKLGVGGRGVVYEGFDHARGHFVAIKELAYMEPSVADEEDTELAAILTELAYMREAQHPNLVEYYGARRSPIGIQIIMEYVSGGSLDYVLKRCGPVRETVARAYTRDVLEALHYLHKTMHVCHRDVKPANILITPDGRCKLADFGVAKYVEVMTPTHSAQAARDSQGVGKAEGSTSPRHRNDERQCYLQTAVGTPWYMAPEVINGGVEDDDDEDVALDDPYALTVGGNASNGSSSEDWTSSGLAHTASHPLASTPPLYSSSNYYNPLKRIVKKGRLGARSVGYTTSADIWSVGVTVYEMVTGTKPFGADLSNPSAVLFRIANCAASPPQLPAGMHVSVELHNFLDLCFVYDKDLRATAAELLGHPWLQPARKSSNRGGVSASGAKQPHRVLSNAENLSHSDMRVDECEPVQRHQQPATRRTVFDGVPLLDAIDLPAYPAMTAASSLVSSAATECGAGGEGVYPLPTSSSGCAQHSLHRLSCSSVPRGSPSILMSPPPSSVSIAEQAEASSRYAAVRQRIGHTRATNSARTAVSAAAPDAQSSAGILLSTYGEFVDLLTRP; via the coding sequence atGGAGGCTGTGGTGAAGCTGAATCGCAAGCTCGGGGTGGGCGGCCGCGGCGTTGTTTACGAGGGCTTCGATCACGCCAGAGGGCACTTCGTCGCCATCAAGGAGCTGGCCTATATGGAACCCAGCGTcgctgacgaggaggacacgGAACTGGCTGCCATTCTCACTGAACTCGCATATATGCGCGAGGCACAACACCCCAACCTCGTCGAGTACTACGGCGCCCGCCGTAGTCCCATCGGTATTCAGATTATAATGGAGTACGTAAGCGGCGGCTCGCTGGACTACGTGTTGAAACGCTGCGGCCCTGTGCGCGAAACCGTCGCCCGCGCCTATACCCGCGATGTGCTCGAGGCTCTGCACTACCTGCACAAGACGATGCACGTGTGCCACCGTGACGTGAAGCCGGCAAACATTCTCATCACACCGGACGGGCGGTGCAAGCTGGCCGACTTTGGGGTCGCAAAGTATGTGGAGGTGATGACGCCGACGCACTCTGCGCAGGCAGCGCGCGACAGCCAAGGCGTGGGAAAGGCGGAAGGGAGCACCTCGCCGCGCCACCGCAACGACGAGCGTCAATGCTACCTACAGACGGCGGTGGGCACGCCGTGGTACATGGCACCAGAGGTGATCAACGGAGGtgtcgaggacgacgacgacgaggacgtgGCACTTGACGACCCATATGCGTTAACTGTGGGCGGCAACgccagcaacggcagctcCAGTGAGGACTGGACGAGTAGTGGCTTGGCCCATACAGCATCCCACCCGCTCGCCTCGACACCCCCACTGTACTCATCCTCCAACTACTACAACCCGCTGAAGCGGATTGTGAAGAAGGGCCGGCTCGGCGCGCGCTCGGTCGGATACACCACCAGTGCCGACATCTGGAGTGTTGGCGTCACCGTGTACGAAATGGTCACGGGCACGAAGCCTTTTGGCGCCGATCTCTCCAACCCGTCTGCGGTGCTCTTTCGGATCGCAAACTGCgccgcatctcctccgcagctgcCAGCGGGCATGCATGTCTCCGTGGAGTTGCATAACTTCTTGGACCTGTGCTTCGTGTACGACAAGGACCTCcgcgcgacggcggcggagctcTTGGGCCACCCATGGCTGCAGCCTGCTCGCAAGAGTAGCAACAGGGGCGGTGTCAGCGCCAGTGGAGCGAAACAGCCACATCGCGTGCTCTCCAATGCTGAGAACCTCTCGCATTCTGACATGCGCGTGGATGAGTGCGAGCCAgtgcagcgccatcagcagcCAGCGACCCGCCGCACCGTCTTTGACggtgtccccctcctcgacgcCATCGACCTTCCCGCCTACCCCGCAATGACGGCGGCCTCGTCTCTGGTCTCCTCTGCGGCAACCGAatgtggcgctggtggagagggagtcTATCCTCTTCCTACCAGCTCGTCAGGATGTGCGCAGCACAGCTTGCACCGCctgtcgtgcagcagcgttcCTCGCGGCTCACCCTCCATCCTcatgtcgccgccgccatcgtccGTGTCTATTGCGGAGCAGGCGGAGGCGTCTTCACGGTACGCAGCGGTACGACAGCGCATTGGACACACCCGCGCAACCAACTCCGCGCGCACCGCtgtctcagcagcagcgcccgaCGCGCAG